The Pseudomonas sp. FP2309 genomic sequence CGCCCACCCGCAGTTCCGGGTGCTGGGCCAGCCAGTCGCGCTGCTGCGCATTGAGCTGTGCCTGCGGCGAGGCAGGCGTGGGGGCGGCGTTTGCCATCAAGGCAAGGCACAAACAGCCGATAACCAGCAGACAGCGAAAACCCATGATCCACGTCTCACATCACTGACAAATACTGACCAACCCATTAGGCTGCTGGAATCTTTTCTGGCCGGAAACTAACGATGCCACTTCGAAACCGTTCGGCACTGCCAGCATTGTGCCTGTCGCTGCTGTTTACCAGTGCCTTTTCTGTACAGGCCGCTGATGCCCCTGAGCCGGCCGCCGAAAAACCCGTCGAACGCCAGCCTTTACCCGAACGCAGCCAAGAAGAGGCCAGCGCCCTGGAGCGCACCCTTCCCCAGCAGGAACAGCAACAACTGCAGGCTGGCAGTGATTCCTTCCTCGCCCTGTGGAAACCGGCCAACAGCGCCGAACCCGAAGGTGTGGTGATTATCGTCCCTGGGCGCGGTGAAAATGCTGACTGGCCTCAAGCAATCGGCCCATTGCGGCGCAAATTGCCGGACGCCCATTGGGGCAGCCTCAGCCTGTCGCTGCCGGACGTGAGCGTGGATACACTGCCGCCGCGGGTGATGGAAGCACCCAATGCCACCGTCGACACCAGCAGCAAAGAAGCAAGCACCGCCGACAAACCGATCGAACAAGCGGCCAGCGCAGAGGCCGAGGGCACCGACCCGTCGGTGGTGCCGGGCGCAGACGAGCAGGACAAGACCGACGCGTCACGCATCTTCGATCGTATCGACGCCGCCGTGGCCTTTGCCCAGACTCAAAGTGCACGCAGCGTGGTGCTGGTCGGTCATGGCACCGGAGCCTGGTGGGCCGCGCGTTATCTGAGCGAGAAACAACCGTCTCAGGTGCAAAAATTGGTGATGGTCGCGGCGCAGACGCCCAACGGACGCCACCCGGACGTGCAGCAACTCGCCCCGGCCCTGAAACTGCCGACCGCCGACATCTACTATCAAGACAACGCCCTGGCACGCAAAAACGCCCTGGCACGGGCCCAGGCGGCCAAACGCTTGAAAAATGATGGCTATCAGCAGGTTTCATTGAAGTCACTGCCCGGCAACAGTGCTGCCGAGCAGGAGCAGTTGTATCGGCGGGTCCGTGGTTGGTTGAGCCCGCAGGCCGGCACAGACTGAACGGATAAACCGATCAACCTGCGTTGATCAGCGAAAGTCCCGGCGCTCGCGAATCAACGCATAGGCGTTGTGCAGGTCGCGGGTGCGCTCAGTGGCGTCAAGCACTTGCGCGGGGCTCGCGCCGCTGCCGGCCACTTTGTCCGGATGGTGGCGACTGAGCAGGCGGCGATAGGCGCGTTTGATCACCGAAGGCTCAGTGGTGGCCGTTACGCCGAGCAAGCGCATCGCCTCCTGATAACTGGCACCACGGCTGACCAGCGGCTTGCGTTCCGGGGTGTAGTCCGCCGCCAGAGCCTGGAGCTGTTGCGGCGTCCAGCCCAACCATTTACCCCATTGCTCGATCAGATCGCGCTCGGCGTTATCGGCCCTGCCGTCCGCCCAGACCATCCGCCAGCACGCGCGCAGCACGCCTTCGGCGGCATGGGGCTGCGCCTTGAGCACACGCAGGTAACGGCGGACGCGGTCGGAGCCGGATTTGCCACGGTTGAAGGCCGTGATCGCGCGGCGCTGAGCCGATTCGGTCATGTCCAGCGCACGCATCTCCTGGCGCGCCTGCTGGATATGCCCATCCACTACCCGCCCGTTGCTTTTGGCCAGGCGCCCCAGCAGTACAAACAGCAATTCGTCATTGCGCAACGCCGGGCGCCCACCCAGACGTTCACGCAGTTGCGCCCAGCTGTGCAGTTGCAGGCGACGATCCAGCGCCTGCCCCAACAGCGCACCCAACAAGGCCCCCGGAATACTGGCAATGGCGAAGCCAGCCCCGGCGCCGATCAGCGTCCCTGGCCACAACATGCTACTGCCCCGCTGTCAGCAGGGTTTCGACTTGCGCCAGGCGCTCCAGCGTGCCGACATCTATCCAGCGTCCCGCCATGTGTTCCCCCGTTACCAGACCTTTGGCCATCGCCGCCCGTAAAAGCGGCGCCAGCTTGAAGGCACCTGCGCTGCACCCCTCGAACAACCTGGGGTCGAGCACTGAAATGCCACTGAAGGTCAGGTTATCGGCACCGGGCGCCGCATCATGAAGCAAACCCTGATCGAGGTGGAAATCTCCACCCGAAGGGTGATGTGCGGGGTTGTCGACCATCACCAGGTGCGCCAGGCCGTTGAGCGGTTGCTTGAGCCGAGCGAAGTCGTAGTCGGTCCAGATATCACCATTGACCACCAGAAACGGCTCGCCCCCCAGCAACGGCAAGGCCTGGAAAATCCCGCCGCCGGTTTCCAGCGGCTCGCCCTCAGGGGAATACCGGATACGCAGGCCAAACTGCGCGCCGTCGCCCAGGTAGTTTTCGATCTGCTGGCCGAGCCAGGCATGGTTGATCACAATATCGCTGAAGCCGGCCTTGGCCAGCGCCTCCAGGTGATACTCGATCAGGCGCTTACCGCCGGCCTGCACCAGCGGCTTGGGCGTGTGCAAGGTGAGCGGACGCATCCGCTCGCCTTTGCCGGCAGCCAGGATCATGGCCTTCATACCGTGGCCTCGGCGGATTGGCGCAGGCTGCTCAACAACTCAGCCAAGTCACTCAGCTCCGGGCGGTCAGCCAGCACCGCTTCTATATAAGCAAAGAAGCGCGGCACGTCTGCCAGGTAGCGTGGCTTACCGTCGCGGTGGCAAATACGCGCAAAAATGCCGATGACCTTGAGGTGACGCTGCACGCCCATCAGGTCGCTGGCACGCAGGAAGTCTTCGAAGTCGCGCTGTACCGGGATGCCCAGTTCCGCAGCGCGCTCCCAATAACCGCGCTGCCATTCGCGCACACGGGCCTGGGACCAACTGAGGAAGGCATCCTTGAACAGGCAAGTGATGTCGTAGGTGACCGGGCCATAGACCGCGTCCTGGAAATCCAGCACGCCGGGGTTCGGCTCGCTGATCATCAGGTTGCGCGGCATGTAGTCGCGGTGCACCAGCACTTTGGGCTGCGCCAGCGCGCTGTCGATCAGGCGATCGCTGACCCGCTGCCAGCATGCCTGTTGCTGTGCGTCCAGCTCGACACCCAAATGCCTGCGCACGTACCACTCTGGGAAGAGCTCCAGCTCACGGCGCAGCAAGGCGACGTCATAGCTGGGCAGCGGTGCGTCCATCGGCAACTGCTGGAATGCCAGCAGCGCGTCGATCGCATCGGCAAACAATTGATCGGCATTTTGCTCGTCGATCACGTCCAAGTAGGTTTTTGTGCCCAGGTCATTGAGCAAAAGAAAGCCGCGCGGCAAATCTTCTGCATAAATTTTTGGAACATTTATGCCTGACTTTGCCAATAAATGAGCGATATCGACGAAGGGTTTGCAGTTTTCCTGGGGCGGTGGAGCGTCCATCACCACGAAAGTCCGGCCGCCACCTTCCCAGCGGAAGTAACGCCTGAAACTCGCGTCGCTGCTGGCCGCGGTCAATGTGGCCGGGGGTACGAGGCCCCAGTCTTGAGCGTTGAAAAGGATCGGCAACTGCTCATCCAGCCAGACTTCCAGCTGTTGTAAACGTAGATCTTGCTCGGGCATTACAAGGGTCTCCGACGGCGCTAGCCGTCAAGCGGGGCATGCTTTATTATCACGCATCTTTTTCAGACCATCGAGAGGCGTGCGGCCCAAACCGCGGGCAGATGGCACGCAGGAAGCCCGGACTAATAAGATGGCATTGAAATCCCCCGCGTTTCGTAGAAAATTTCCGTTGCTGGTAACCGGCAGTCTGCTGGCCTTGCAACCCTTCGCCACCTCATTCGTGGTCGCCGCGGAACAGTATGACTGCACAGTCTCTGCTTCGGGTGCCTGGGATTGCGCGCCGAAAACCGCCGCAGCCCCGTTGCCACCGCGCCCGGTGCATGACGGCGCTGCCGTCAGCTCGGCCAACAGCACGGCGCAGGCCGACGCTGGTGGCACGGCCGCGGCCGAGCCCAAGACCGCACTGGTCACCGAATCCAAGGGCCGTGGCCTGCGCTCGCGCAGTGCCGACTACAGCCACTTGGACTGGGTACCTCGTGATAAGTTGACCGCGGCCCAACTGGCCGAAACCGGTCCTTATTGCGGCGGTGCGTACATCGAGCCGACTCGTCCTGGCATGAACGACAAGACGAACAAGAGCGATGCGCCCACCTTCATCGGCGCCAAAGCCTCTCGTTACGAGCAGGAACAGCAAGTCGCGACCCTGGCCGGTGACGTCGTCATGCGCCAGGGCAGCATGCAGCTGGAATCTGAAGAAGCCAGCCTGTATCAGGCCGAAAGCCGCGGCGAGCTGAACGGTAATGTTCGCTTGCGCGATAACGGCGCCCTGATCGTCGGCGACCACGCCGAAGTTCAGCTGGATACCGGTGCGGCGCAGATCGACAACGCCGAATACGTGCTGCACAAGTCGCGCATCCGCGGTAACGCGCTGTACGCCAAGCGCGCCGAAAACGCGATCATCCGTCTCAAGGACGGTACGTACACCACCTGCGAGCCGGACAGCAACGCCTGGCAGCTCAAGGGCAACAACATTACGTTGAACCCGGCCACCGGTTTCGGTACGGCGACCAACGCGACGTTGCGGATCAAGAACATCCCGATCCTGTACACCCCTTACATCTATTTCCCGATCGACGATCGTCGTCAGTCCGGCTTCCTGCCGCCAAGCTTCAGCACCGGCAGCGAAACCGGCTTTACCTTGCTCACGCCGTACTACTTCAACCTGGCGCCGAACTACGACGCTACGTTGTACCCGCAATACATGACCAAGCGCGGCATGATGATGGAAGGCGAATTCCGCTACCTCACCAAGTCCAGCGAAGGTCAGTTCGGCGGCGCGTACCTGAACGACGACAACGACGAACGCAAGCTGCAGACCGATTACGAAAAAACCCGCTACATGCTCAACTGGCAGCACAAAGGCGGGTTGGATTCGCGTGTAATGACGCAGGTCGACTACACCACGATCAGCGACCCTTACTTCTTCCAGGACCTGAAGTCCAACCAGGAAGGCGTCGAGAGTCGCGATTACGTCAACCAGCAGGGCTCCGTGACGTATCGCGGTGACACCTTCCGGGCACGCCTGAACCTTCAGGCTTACCAACTGGCGACCATTTCCCAAGTCACGCCGTACGATCGTCTGCCGCAGATCACCTTCAACGGCACCCTGCCCTACCATCCGGGCGGCCTGAATTTCAGCTACGAGACCGAAGCCGTGCGCTTCAATCGCGACCTGGAAAACGGCACGTTTAAAGACCAGGACGGCGTGGCATCGGCTCGACTGGACACCTTTGTCCGCGGCCTCACCCGCGCCAACGGCACACGCCTGAACGTAGCACCAGCCGTCGAATACCCGATGAACTCGACCTACGGTTTCGTAACGCCGAAGCTCAAGTACGTCTATACCAAGTACGATTTGGACCTGGACAGCATCGGCAAGAACCAGATCATTGCTGACCAGGCTGCGTCCGTGGCGGCAGGCACCCCGTATGCGGGCGGCACCTTCAAGAGCTCCCAGGACCGTGCGGTTCCGGTGGCCAGTGTCGACAGCGGTCTGTACTTCGATCGCAACACCAACTGGTTCGGCAAGGACTATCGCCAGACCCTTGAGCCGCGTGCGTTCTACCTGTACGTGCCGAACAAGGACCAGGCGGATATCCCGGTCTTCGACAGCAGTGAATACTCGTTCAGCTACGCCTCGCTGTTCCGCGACAACCGCTTCAGCGGTTCCGACCGCATCGGCGACGAGAACAAGCTGTCGCTGGGCGTGACCAGCCGCTGGATCGAAGACAACGGCTTCGAGCGTCAACGCGTAGCCGTGGGCCAGGCGCTGTACTTCAAGGATCGTGAAGTTCAATTGCCGGGTGTTCTGGCCGCCGACCGCGCCGACGCGCAGTCCGATGTATCGCCGGTTGCCCTGGACTACGAGTTCCGTTTCAACCGCGACTGGCGTGCCACGGCCGACTACAACTGGGACACCGAGGAGCACAGCCCTCGTTCCGGCAGCGCAATGCTTCACTACCAGCCGGAAGACAACCCGAACAAGATCATCAACGTCGGTTATCGCTATCGTAACGACCAGGTCGTCTACAACCAGCTGACCGGCAAATGGCAGTTCGGTGGTGACTATGGTCAGCCGGGTGATCCGAACTTCGTGAAGGATTACTACAAAATCCAGCAACACGACTTCTCGATGATGTGGCCGATCATTCCCCAGTGGAATCTGATCACCCGCTGGCAGTATGACTACGCTCGCAACCGTACCTTGGAAGCCTTTGGTGGTTTCGAGTACGACAACTGCTGCTGGAAACTGCGCGTCATCAACCGTTACTGGGTTTCCAACGACGAATACAGCCAGATCGCCCCGCTTAACGAAAAGGGTGACCACGGGCTCTTCCTGCAAATCGTCCTCAAAGGACTCGGCGGCCTGACCGGCGCCAAGGTAGAGAGCTTCCTCGACAAAGGCATTGAAGGTTATCGTGAACGTGAAGACCAAGCTTTCTGATTGTCTGCGCCCGCTCGTACTGGGCGCGCTGTTCCTGGGGACCGCATCGGCACACGCTGCGGTTCAACAGCTGGATAAAGTGGTGGCCATCGTCGATAACGACGTGATCATGCAGAGCCAACTGGACCAACGGGTCAAGGAAGTTCAGCAGACCATCGCCAAGCGTGGCGGCGGCGTGCCGCCGACCAGCGTCCTGGACCAACAGGTGCTGGAACGTCTGATCGTCGAAAACCTGCAATTGCAGATCGGTGATCGTTCCGGCATCCGTATTTCGGACGAGGAACTGAACCAGGCCGTCGGCACTATTGCCCAGCGCAACAACATGAGCATCGATCAGTTCCGCGCGGCCCTGGCTCGCGATGGCCTGTCGTATGAAGACGCCCGTGACCAGATCCGTCGCGAAATGATCATCAGCCGTGTGCGTCAGCGCCGTGTGGCCGAGCGGGTTCAGGTGTCCGAGCAGGAGGTGAAGAACTTCCTGGCGTCGGACCTTGGCAAGATGCAGCTTTCCGAAGAACTGCACCTGGCCAATATCCTGATTCCGACCCCGGACAGCGCCAACTCCGAGCAGCTCAATGCCGCCGCTGCCAAAACCAAGGCAATCTATGATCGTCTGAAGGCCGGTGCTGATTTCGCGCAAATGGCCATCGCCCAGTCCGGCAGCGACAACGCCCTTGAAGGCGGTGACATGGGCTGGCGTAAAGCCGCTCAACTGCCACCTCCGTTCGACCGCGAACTGAGCGCCATGGAAGTCGGTGGTATCACCCAGCCGGCACGCACTCCAGGTGGTTTCATCATCCTGAAGCTGCTGGAGCGCCGCGGCGGCGAGACCTCGCTGAAAGACGAAGTGCATGTTCGTCATATCCTGGTCAAACCGAGCGAAATCCGTACCGAAGCGCAAACCAAGGAACTGGCACAGAAGATCTATGACCGCATTGAAAGCGGTGAAGACTTCGCCACCCTGGCCAAAAGCTTCTCCGAAGACCCAGGTTCAGCCCTCAACGGCGGCGACTTGAACTGGATCGACCCGAAAGCACTGGTTCCCGAGTTCCAGCAAGTGATGGCCGATACGCCGCAAGGCGTGCTGTCCAAGCCGTTCAAGACTCAATATGGCTGGCACGTGCTGGAAGTTCTTGGCCGTCGCGCCACCGACAACACCAGCCAGGCCCGCGAGCAACAGGCACTCAACGTATTGCGTAACCGCAAATACGACGAAGAGCTGCAAACGTGGTTGCGCCAGATCCGTGACGAAGCCTACGTCGAGAACAAGCTGCCAGGCGCCGGGCAAACAGGCACCGACCAGGCAGTACAGTGAAACCCCAGCGTTTCGCGGTAACACCCGGCGAGCCGGCCGGCATTGGCCCAGACCTGTGCCTGCTGCTCGCCTCGCACGCCCAGCCACACCCCCTGATTGCCATTACCAGCCGCGACCTGCTCCTTGAGCGGGCCGCGCAGCTGGGCGTGGCTGTCAATTTGCTGGACGCTGCGCCCGGAAATTGGCCCGACCTGCCCGCACCGGCCGGCAGCCTGTACGTGTGGGACACCCCGCTGCAGGCCAAGGTGGTTGCCGGGCAACTGGACAAGGCCAACGCGGCGTTCGTGCTCGAAACCCTGACCCGCGCAGGCCAAGGCTGCATTGATGGCGTCTTCGCCGGCATGATCACCGCCCCGGTACACAAAGGCGTGATCAACGAATCCGGCATCGCTTTTTCCGGCCACACCGAGTTTCTCGCCGAACTGACCCATACCGCTCAAGTCGTCATGATGCTGGCCACGCGCGGCCTGCGAGTCGCCCTGGTGACCACGCATCTGCCACTGCGTGAGATTGCCGACGCCATTACCGTCGAACGCCTGGAGCGCGTGACGCGCATCCTGCATGCCGACCTGCAACACAAATTCGGCATCGCCCAACCGCGCATCCTGGTCTGTGGGCTTAACCCCCACGCCGGTGAGGGCGGTCATTTGGGCCATGAAGAAATCGACATCATCGAACCAACCCTGGAGCGTCTGCGCCAAGAAGGCATGGACCTGCGTGGCCCATTGCCTGCCGACACTCTGTTTACCCCCAAATATCTGGAGCACTGCGACGCAGTGCTGGCGATGTACCACGACCAGGGGCTGCCGGTGCTGAAATACAAAGGCTTCGGCGCCGCCGTCAACGTGACACTGGGCCTGCCGATCATCCGTACCTCCGTCGACCATGGCACCGCCCTGGACCTGGCAGGCAGCGGCAAGATCGATACCGGCAGCCTGCACGTGGCCCTGGAAACCGCCTATCAGATGGCCGAGACCCGTATATGACCGAGCATTACCAACACCGGGCGCGCAAGCGTTTCGGGCAAAACTTCCTGCACGACGCTGGCGTGATCGACCGGATCCTGCGCTCCATCCATGCCAAGCCCGAAGACCGCCTGCTGGAAATCGGCCCGGGCCAGGGCGCACTGACCCAGGGCCTGCTGGCCAGCGGTGGACAGTTGGACGTGGTTGAACTGGACAAGGACCTGATCCCAATCCTCAATCAGCAGTTCGCCGGCAAATCCAACTTCAACCTGCACCAGGGCGATGCACTGAAGTTCGACTTCAACACCCTCAACGCCGCGCCCAACAGCCTGCGCGTGGTGGGCAACCTGCCGTACAACATCTCCACACCGCTGATTT encodes the following:
- the murU gene encoding N-acetylmuramate alpha-1-phosphate uridylyltransferase MurU; protein product: MKAMILAAGKGERMRPLTLHTPKPLVQAGGKRLIEYHLEALAKAGFSDIVINHAWLGQQIENYLGDGAQFGLRIRYSPEGEPLETGGGIFQALPLLGGEPFLVVNGDIWTDYDFARLKQPLNGLAHLVMVDNPAHHPSGGDFHLDQGLLHDAAPGADNLTFSGISVLDPRLFEGCSAGAFKLAPLLRAAMAKGLVTGEHMAGRWIDVGTLERLAQVETLLTAGQ
- a CDS encoding peptidylprolyl isomerase, whose product is MNVKTKLSDCLRPLVLGALFLGTASAHAAVQQLDKVVAIVDNDVIMQSQLDQRVKEVQQTIAKRGGGVPPTSVLDQQVLERLIVENLQLQIGDRSGIRISDEELNQAVGTIAQRNNMSIDQFRAALARDGLSYEDARDQIRREMIISRVRQRRVAERVQVSEQEVKNFLASDLGKMQLSEELHLANILIPTPDSANSEQLNAAAAKTKAIYDRLKAGADFAQMAIAQSGSDNALEGGDMGWRKAAQLPPPFDRELSAMEVGGITQPARTPGGFIILKLLERRGGETSLKDEVHVRHILVKPSEIRTEAQTKELAQKIYDRIESGEDFATLAKSFSEDPGSALNGGDLNWIDPKALVPEFQQVMADTPQGVLSKPFKTQYGWHVLEVLGRRATDNTSQAREQQALNVLRNRKYDEELQTWLRQIRDEAYVENKLPGAGQTGTDQAVQ
- a CDS encoding TerB family tellurite resistance protein: MLWPGTLIGAGAGFAIASIPGALLGALLGQALDRRLQLHSWAQLRERLGGRPALRNDELLFVLLGRLAKSNGRVVDGHIQQARQEMRALDMTESAQRRAITAFNRGKSGSDRVRRYLRVLKAQPHAAEGVLRACWRMVWADGRADNAERDLIEQWGKWLGWTPQQLQALAADYTPERKPLVSRGASYQEAMRLLGVTATTEPSVIKRAYRRLLSRHHPDKVAGSGASPAQVLDATERTRDLHNAYALIRERRDFR
- a CDS encoding alpha/beta hydrolase family protein, whose amino-acid sequence is MPLRNRSALPALCLSLLFTSAFSVQAADAPEPAAEKPVERQPLPERSQEEASALERTLPQQEQQQLQAGSDSFLALWKPANSAEPEGVVIIVPGRGENADWPQAIGPLRRKLPDAHWGSLSLSLPDVSVDTLPPRVMEAPNATVDTSSKEASTADKPIEQAASAEAEGTDPSVVPGADEQDKTDASRIFDRIDAAVAFAQTQSARSVVLVGHGTGAWWAARYLSEKQPSQVQKLVMVAAQTPNGRHPDVQQLAPALKLPTADIYYQDNALARKNALARAQAAKRLKNDGYQQVSLKSLPGNSAAEQEQLYRRVRGWLSPQAGTD
- a CDS encoding aminoglycoside phosphotransferase family protein; its protein translation is MPEQDLRLQQLEVWLDEQLPILFNAQDWGLVPPATLTAASSDASFRRYFRWEGGGRTFVVMDAPPPQENCKPFVDIAHLLAKSGINVPKIYAEDLPRGFLLLNDLGTKTYLDVIDEQNADQLFADAIDALLAFQQLPMDAPLPSYDVALLRRELELFPEWYVRRHLGVELDAQQQACWQRVSDRLIDSALAQPKVLVHRDYMPRNLMISEPNPGVLDFQDAVYGPVTYDITCLFKDAFLSWSQARVREWQRGYWERAAELGIPVQRDFEDFLRASDLMGVQRHLKVIGIFARICHRDGKPRYLADVPRFFAYIEAVLADRPELSDLAELLSSLRQSAEATV
- the pdxA gene encoding 4-hydroxythreonine-4-phosphate dehydrogenase PdxA — its product is MKPQRFAVTPGEPAGIGPDLCLLLASHAQPHPLIAITSRDLLLERAAQLGVAVNLLDAAPGNWPDLPAPAGSLYVWDTPLQAKVVAGQLDKANAAFVLETLTRAGQGCIDGVFAGMITAPVHKGVINESGIAFSGHTEFLAELTHTAQVVMMLATRGLRVALVTTHLPLREIADAITVERLERVTRILHADLQHKFGIAQPRILVCGLNPHAGEGGHLGHEEIDIIEPTLERLRQEGMDLRGPLPADTLFTPKYLEHCDAVLAMYHDQGLPVLKYKGFGAAVNVTLGLPIIRTSVDHGTALDLAGSGKIDTGSLHVALETAYQMAETRI
- a CDS encoding LPS-assembly protein LptD, which translates into the protein MALKSPAFRRKFPLLVTGSLLALQPFATSFVVAAEQYDCTVSASGAWDCAPKTAAAPLPPRPVHDGAAVSSANSTAQADAGGTAAAEPKTALVTESKGRGLRSRSADYSHLDWVPRDKLTAAQLAETGPYCGGAYIEPTRPGMNDKTNKSDAPTFIGAKASRYEQEQQVATLAGDVVMRQGSMQLESEEASLYQAESRGELNGNVRLRDNGALIVGDHAEVQLDTGAAQIDNAEYVLHKSRIRGNALYAKRAENAIIRLKDGTYTTCEPDSNAWQLKGNNITLNPATGFGTATNATLRIKNIPILYTPYIYFPIDDRRQSGFLPPSFSTGSETGFTLLTPYYFNLAPNYDATLYPQYMTKRGMMMEGEFRYLTKSSEGQFGGAYLNDDNDERKLQTDYEKTRYMLNWQHKGGLDSRVMTQVDYTTISDPYFFQDLKSNQEGVESRDYVNQQGSVTYRGDTFRARLNLQAYQLATISQVTPYDRLPQITFNGTLPYHPGGLNFSYETEAVRFNRDLENGTFKDQDGVASARLDTFVRGLTRANGTRLNVAPAVEYPMNSTYGFVTPKLKYVYTKYDLDLDSIGKNQIIADQAASVAAGTPYAGGTFKSSQDRAVPVASVDSGLYFDRNTNWFGKDYRQTLEPRAFYLYVPNKDQADIPVFDSSEYSFSYASLFRDNRFSGSDRIGDENKLSLGVTSRWIEDNGFERQRVAVGQALYFKDREVQLPGVLAADRADAQSDVSPVALDYEFRFNRDWRATADYNWDTEEHSPRSGSAMLHYQPEDNPNKIINVGYRYRNDQVVYNQLTGKWQFGGDYGQPGDPNFVKDYYKIQQHDFSMMWPIIPQWNLITRWQYDYARNRTLEAFGGFEYDNCCWKLRVINRYWVSNDEYSQIAPLNEKGDHGLFLQIVLKGLGGLTGAKVESFLDKGIEGYREREDQAF